A stretch of DNA from Natrinema halophilum:
AATGCCGGCGCCGGGTTCGCGGAGTTCGTCGACGTGAACAGGACGGACCTCGTCGCCCGTCTCGACCTCACCGGTGGTCAGTTGGCCGATCGCACGGACCGACTCGCCGTCACCGTCGGACTTCGTCTGACTTTCCGAGGCCCCCTGGGCCTCGCTTACGTCGAACTCGACGATGGCGATGTGGTTGGGTTCGCGGACGCCGGGCGGCGTCGCGGTACTGGTCGTCCAGGTAACGATTTCGGCGGTGAATTCGCTGAGATCGATCGTTTCGACCGGCTCCGCGCCGTTCGGGCCGCGCGCGTGGCCGGGATAGCTGATCGAGCCGTCTTCGTAGCGGGTCGCGTCCATGCTCATTGTGCAGCCTCCATGATGGTGGTGATCACGCAGTTACCGAAGCCGCCGACGTTACAGCACAGCCCCGTCTCCGCGTCGACCTGTCGCGGGCCGGCCTCGCCGACGAGCTGTTCGTAGATCTCGACGCCCTGGGCGACGCCGCTCGCGCCGAGCGGGTGCCCCTTCGATTTGAGCCCGCCGGAGGTGTTGATCGGCAATTCCCCGTCGCGCTCGGTGTGTCCCTCCCCGACGAGCTTCCAGGCCTCGCCCTGCTCGGCGAATCCCAGCCCTTCCATCTGCAGGAACTCGAGAATGGTGAACATATCGTGGAGTTCGGCCACCTCGATGTCTGCGGGCTCGAGGCCGCTCATTTCGTAGGCCCCCGAGCCGCTGTCGACGACCCCGCCCATCACGGTCGGGTCCTTGCGCTCGTGGACGACGTGGGTATCGCTCGCGCCGTCGATCCCCGAGATGACGGCGTACTCGTCGGCGTACTCCTCGGCGATGGACTCGGGACAGAACATGAGCGCGGCCGAGCCGTCCGTGATCGGACAGAAGTCGTACAATCGCAGCGGGTCGGCGACGATCGGAGACTCGAGGATGGTCTCCTCGTCTACCGCCTTCTGGAACTGTGCGTTGGGGTTATCGATACCGTTCCGGTGGTTCTTGGCGGCGACGTGCGCCAGGCTCTCCCGGGGTGCGTCGAATCGCTCCAGGTAGTGGCGCGCGGTGAGCCCGGCAAAGGACGGCAGCGTGACCCCGTGTTTGTACTCGACGGGATGGCCCACGGAGGCGATGATGTCGGTCGATTCGGCGGTCGACCGATGGGTCATCTTTTCGCCGCCGACGAGCAGCGTCATGTCGCTGTCCCCGCTTACCACCGACCGCCACGCGGCGTATATTCCTGCGCCGCCGCTGGCACTCGTCTGATCGACGCGTTGGGTGTAGGCCGGTATCGTTCCAAGCTCGTGAACTAACGCGTTCATCACGCCGGTCATTCCCTCGAACTCGCCGCTGGTCATATTCGAGACGTAGAGGTGCTCGATCTCGTCCGCATCGACGCCTGCATCGTCGAGACACTCCGTTCCGGCCTCGGCGAGAAGGTCCATGATCCACTCATCCTCGCGGTGTCCGAACTGCGTCATCGACGCGCCGATCACAGCCACGCGGTCCGTCCGGCCGTCCGACGATCGTCGGTGAGCAGTCATAGACGCACACCGTCCGTTCCCGGTCGCTGGACAGTTCGCGGACGGTTCCACGGGCGGAGCTGGTCCGGCAGGTCGGACGAGACGACCGATCCGGAGATTCTCGATGGTCTGCGATCGATTACGGGGTAGCGAATGGGCTTATCGGCTCCCATAGTTCCCCTCGACGCGCTGCGTGAATCCCTGCAAGACGAGCGACTGGCGGATTGGTCGCAGCGCCAGCGTCGGTACCCCGAGACTGCTCTGGAATCGGGTTTCGGTCGCTTCTTCGGTGACTCCGGCCGCGTCGTCGGTGTCTGTCTGTGGCGACGGCAGTTCGTTCAGGGCTGCCACCACCGTATTACTTATAGCCATCACCGACAAATGCAACGAACACATACATAAATTCAGTGTGGTGAACTACACCATGGTTGTGCGGAATCGACGGTGGAATGGCTCGTAGTCGCTGATGCCGGTGAAAATAAACGTTTAATAGTTTATTATGGATGGTCATAGCGGACGCGGCGTTCGCTGAGGCCGGACGGAGAGCCTCTGTACGGGATCCGAACAGCGGCCGACCGTCGCTCAGATCACCACGCCGGACTGCAAAATTGCGATCGTGATGGTCAGGGCAGGAATCGAAAGCAGCGTCGTCAGAAACACGCAGGTCGAGACGTACTCCGAAACGAGCACGCCGTCCGAGCGGGCGCTGCCGGCGAACTCGATCATCAAAACGAGCGGTGTCACGGCGGCGGGCATCGCCGTCTCGAGGACGAACACGCGCGCGACGGTAGGGTTTTGGAAGCTCAGCGCGGACGCGACTCCGAGGCCGACGACGGGTGCGACCCCCAGCTTGAGAGCGGTCGCGGGCCACGCCCGCGAGACTGCGGCGGCCGTATCCGTACGCGCGAGCTGGATCCCGAGAATGAGCAACATTAGCGGAATCGAGGCGTCGCCGACGAGCTTGAGCGTTTCCATGCTCGCGGTTTCGGCGGCTGGAACGAGATCAAGTGCTCGGACGCCCAGCGCCGCGACGACCGCATACACCAGCGGAATGTAGAACACTCGCCGGACGCCCTCGAGGCCGGCGGAGCCGCTACTCCGGGAGGCGACGTAGACGCCGATGGTGTACATCAAGACGGACTGAACTGAGAGAAAGAGGACGGCAGTCTGGCGGCCGACGTCGCCGAACGCGAAATCCGAGACGGGAACGCCGAGATTTCCCGAGTTGCAAAAAATCGTGACCAGCACCAACCCGCTCAACGCCGGTTCTTGCTCATCAACGGCACGTCCGACGACCTCGGCGATTGCCCACATCGCCGCCGTGAATGCGGCGATCCCGACCGCGATCCGCAGGAGCGTCGCCGCCTCGAGTTCCGTGACGGCGAGGCTATGGAACACCAGCGCAGGGGCCAGGACGTAAATGACGGCCGTGTTCAACGGCTCTGGGTCGATATCCTTGACAGTGGCCAGAACGTAGCCCACGCCTGCGATAGCGACGATCGGTCCGATAGCGGAGGCGAAAATACCGAGGAGGCCGGTCATGGGTCGGCGCCTGCGCTCGTCTGGACGCATTCGATATACGAGGGAGTCGGCAGAACGGCGGTGAGTTGGTGCATTTGCGGCCAGGTATTCTCTGCGCCCGATATGGAGCTTTCGATATCTGAAGGGGCTGTATGTCCCGTCGAACGAACGAACGCCAGCAAACTCAACCGGGTTAGTCGGGGATGGCGGGTCGGCTGCCGAAACGGCGATCCCTCTTTACGTGCTTCTGGTCACAAAGTGCAGCGACGACGGGAGAGCGGTCACGTCTCGAGTCGGTTTCAGTCGACCAGCGGCGGGTTTCGCCCGTATCGTCGACTCTGGCGACGCATGTGGTTCGTCGTCAGCGGTTAGTGGACCGATTCCGAGTCTGGGATTTACCAATGCGGAGTCCATCGCCCAGATTCGAATCGCTCTCGGCCCGTCTCAGCAACGTCACTCATCGAGCACAGCGCCGACGCCGGCCGATTCGGACTGCGTTTTCGAGGGATACCGAATCGAACGGACGGTAGTTTCACATATATATCCATTATTATTTTCATTATTAAATAATGTTATTGTAGTTTCATACACAAATATTAAAACATTTTGTAGTGTAATGCCGTAGCATGGTAGAGGATGACGCTCAAGTTACCGGTATCGAGGAAGTGAGCCAGGTCTCGGTTTCACGCCGCCGAATGTTACAGGCGAGCACGACGACGATCGGCGGAGTAGGGATCGCCAGCAATGCGAGCGCACACGGGGGCTCAGACCCGTGCGAACAGGTGGTACCGGACCTCGCAATCGTCAATCGGGACGACCAGCCCCGTTCCGTCGAAGTGGCGACGGAAAACGACGATGCGGCACCGATGCACGGTCATCGGACGATGCGGATCGAACCGGGCGACACTCGGACGATCGACGCCATCTCGTCGGCGGTCGAAGAAGACCGCGTCCATGCGATGGTCGACGAAGACGAGACGGTCGTTCAGGAACTGGCTGCACTCCGTCCCGAACGGTTCCGACACGGAATCCAGATCACGATCCACTCGGGCGAGACCCGCGTGGAAACCCAACACGCCGACTTGCCCCCAGTCGAGCAAGC
This window harbors:
- a CDS encoding AEC family transporter, which translates into the protein MTGLLGIFASAIGPIVAIAGVGYVLATVKDIDPEPLNTAVIYVLAPALVFHSLAVTELEAATLLRIAVGIAAFTAAMWAIAEVVGRAVDEQEPALSGLVLVTIFCNSGNLGVPVSDFAFGDVGRQTAVLFLSVQSVLMYTIGVYVASRSSGSAGLEGVRRVFYIPLVYAVVAALGVRALDLVPAAETASMETLKLVGDASIPLMLLILGIQLARTDTAAAVSRAWPATALKLGVAPVVGLGVASALSFQNPTVARVFVLETAMPAAVTPLVLMIEFAGSARSDGVLVSEYVSTCVFLTTLLSIPALTITIAILQSGVVI
- a CDS encoding nucleic acid-binding protein; this encodes MSMDATRYEDGSISYPGHARGPNGAEPVETIDLSEFTAEIVTWTTSTATPPGVREPNHIAIVEFDVSEAQGASESQTKSDGDGESVRAIGQLTTGEVETGDEVRPVHVDELREPGAGIREPESQDWDGYRFEPV
- a CDS encoding thiolase C-terminal domain-containing protein, producing MTAHRRSSDGRTDRVAVIGASMTQFGHREDEWIMDLLAEAGTECLDDAGVDADEIEHLYVSNMTSGEFEGMTGVMNALVHELGTIPAYTQRVDQTSASGGAGIYAAWRSVVSGDSDMTLLVGGEKMTHRSTAESTDIIASVGHPVEYKHGVTLPSFAGLTARHYLERFDAPRESLAHVAAKNHRNGIDNPNAQFQKAVDEETILESPIVADPLRLYDFCPITDGSAALMFCPESIAEEYADEYAVISGIDGASDTHVVHERKDPTVMGGVVDSGSGAYEMSGLEPADIEVAELHDMFTILEFLQMEGLGFAEQGEAWKLVGEGHTERDGELPINTSGGLKSKGHPLGASGVAQGVEIYEQLVGEAGPRQVDAETGLCCNVGGFGNCVITTIMEAAQ